The genome window CACCAATTCCGCAACTAATCTTAGCCAAAGTATTAATAGAACAAGGTGCTACTATCATAGCATCATACATAGCTGAACCACTAGCTGGAGCTGCGCTAATATCATCTATATCATAAATTTGAATTTGCTTATTTATCTCTATGCTTAGACTCTCTTTTTGCATCGATAGTTTGGCATTTTGGGTGATGATTAGGCTGGTATTGATATTTAGACTTGCTGTAGTATTAGCTAGTTTGATACCAAGATGAGCCCCGCTAGCTCCGCTGATTGCTACTATTAGCTTCACTCTATTATATGTCCTACAAATTTAGAGTAATTATCTATTATATCTTTACCTTTTCTAAAGCCTAGGGCACACCCTTCAAAGGCAAAAAACATACCAGCTTGATAGCTATTGCCGTTTTCATCTTTAGCAAAATCAGCAAACTCTTGATATAAAAATTTGCCATTTGCATACTCTCCATCATTTTGTATCTCTATGCTACCATCGCTATTTATTATAGATACATTTGCACCCTCTCTGGCTAAAAATGGCTTTTTGACCTGCTTTTTGCCATTTAATGGCTCAAAGCTTGATTCTAAAAGTAATGGGTGATTTGGATATAAATCCCATAAAATTTTCATAATTCCTTTACTTTGAAATAATAAAGTATAGGCTGGATTTAAAATTATGGCTTTTTGGTTTTTGATTATGTTTTTTATGATTAACGCTAGGTCGCTCTCATCAATGGCAATCATCTCCCATGGAATTAGCTTAAACCAGTATTCCCAGTTTTGTCCATTCCAAAATATACCATTTTCATCATCAAAGCTCACCTCACTGGCAAAGGCAAAATCACACTCAAACCCAGCATCTCTAGCTGAAGCCTCAAGCAGTCTTGTAGTATTTTCATCTTCGCTACTACCAGCTATAGAGCTAAAAAGAATCTTCCATCCTTCATAATACTCATCAAATCTACTAGTATCTTCTTCAAGAGTGATTAGGCGTTTGAAGTTTTCAACTAGTGCTTCATAGACATCATTAAACTGAGCTGCCTCATCAAGATTGTTAAATTTAAGCATTGCCCATTGGATTATCGCTGTTTCAAAAAGACTTGTAGGCGTATCGGCGTTAAATTCAATTAATTTAATAGGCTTACCATCTATACCCCCAGCTAAATCAAATCTACCATAAAGATGCCAATGAACATCATTTTCCCAGCTAGCTTTAATGATATCCACTAGATTAAATGGAATCCCAAGTTCATGGAATAGATCATTATTAATAACATACTCAGCAGCAACTACATACATATCATATAGCTCATTTGTCGCTTCATAAAATGCCTCGGCTTCATCTTGGGTTATGCTTACTAGCTCATTAGATATATATCTGCTACCATCAAGATCGGTATGCCAGCCAAAGCCGATACTTTCTAAATATCCATTATCAAGTGGTTCAATTTTTTTAAGCTTCACTTTTATCCTTTTTATTTTTACATTTATTGTAGCTTTAAGCCATCAAATATATAGTTTATAATCAAACCTAATTTATTAAACACTCTTTGCAATTTCTTGCATTTTTGCCATTAGCTTTGTGCGTTCAGACTCGCTTGGATTGCCATAGAGTAGCTGATTCATAGCTTACATAAAGTCAAATGTAGCAAAAAGCTTAGAGTCGCTATTTGCCATATTTGATGCGTTTGAGATGGCTGAGGTTAATTTTGAATTATCGCTAGATAGATCTTGCAAAATTTTATCAAATTTGGCATTTTGACTCATAATAGCTTGGTTTTTAGCTATATTTATTAGCTTGGTATTTAGTTCATTATTAATTATCATATCTTTGCCTTTGTGAATTTAAATAAAACAAGCAAAATCTAAGCCAAAATCATCATCCTCCAGTAGCTTGGCTTGAGCCACTACCACTTCCACCGCCAAAAAATCCACTTCTACCACTATTTCCAGCTTTTGAAGCAGCGCTTGCAGTTCCAGCTCTATTAAAGCTATTTACGCTTCTATTATATGCACTTGGATTTTTATATGCATTTTGGCGACTGTTTTGATAGGCTGGATTATTAAATAGTTTTGAGCCTATCCAGCTTCCTATTATCGCTCCAGCTGCGCTAGCTAGTATCGCTTCGCCTAATCCTAGGCCACCGCTTCCGCTACTTAGGGTTGAGTTTGTTAGGCCACTTTCTCCAGCTTCAATTTTGGCATTTTCTTCTTGAAGTAGTTTATCTATTTCAGCTTGACTTAGTAGTCTTTCGCTCATTGTGCCATCTGCACCAGCCTCACGCAAGAATATTCTAGTCTCATTGCTTGGAAACTCATCAGCAATCTTATAGCTTCCATCGCTATTTTTTTCTATAAAAACAGTTGCGCCTTGCTTTTGAACTGTCTGTTCTAAAGATGAGCCTGTAGAGCCACTCTCTCCACATCCTGCCAAACCAAAGGCCATTATAGCACCAACTCCACTGGCAACGCCTATATCTTTTAATCTTTTGATATGTTTCATAGCTTTCCTTTATTGTAAAGTTTGATTATAAAAATATATATTAAATTCAAATTTAACCTATCTCATATTTTAGCTTATACTCGCCAAATTCATTTTTAGTAAATATCTCTTTATTATAATGACTTTCAACAATTTGCCAAAATTTAGATTTACTAATACCGATAAAATTACAAAAATCCTCTACACATCTAGGATCTAATGCATGATCTCTTTCTTTTACTAGCTCAATGGCTTTGGCTCTATCTAATAGCCCATATCTTACCAACCTAGCAGCATAATCTGTAGCTGTGGCATGGCCAAATTTAGGATATTTCATCCATGCATGCACAGTATATGCTACAGTATCAACCTGGTCAAAATCCTCAATAGTATGGGTTCTATCCCATTCGCTTTTTAAATCGCTAAAGCCTCTGCTTTTTGCAAAAATATAGTTAGAATATGAGTTCCATTTAATAAAATAGCTTAGATATATTGGCTCAAGGCTATCTATATAGTTTGAACTAGCTGGATCATAAAATAATTGCAGATCTTTTGGGTCTATATCTACCCCGCTTAGATCTATATCGCTAGCTACGCCATTTAAAAATATATCCTTAGCACTTGGAGTCTCAGCTGCGTCGCTACCACCATACTCATAGCTTACATTTTCACCATAAATTAAAAGTGGAGTATTAAATTTAGCTGCCATAGCAAATGGATAGCTATATATTAGGCGATCTATATACCAAGTAGGTTTGCCATATTTTTCAAATGTATATAGCATTAAGGCTTTTTGAGTTTTGATATTTGGTTTTAAAGAGATTATATGGCAACCAAACTCTTGACTTAAATTTCTTAAATTACTCTTTCCAGCATTTGTCATTGTAAAATTATCTTCAACGCTAAAAAGAACCGGATTCATTCCAAGCTTCTCTTTCATTATATGCACTTGAAAATGGCTATCTTTGCCGCCACTTACAGCAATAGCGCAATCATAATCATTTGAGCCATTTCTGCCCCTATGCTTATCACATAAAGCCTCAAGCTCTTTAAATCTGGCTTTATAATCGATTTTTTGTTTATTTTCGTGATTTATACATGCGCTACACTTTAGTCTCTCATCGCTTAAAGTAGTAAATTTAATCCCAGGCCTACTATCTGGCATAACGCAAAAATCACAATATCTCATCAACCCCCCCCCTAAAACTTTATTCATTCATATATCCTTTTTAAATTATTTAAATTTGCACTTGCATTTAAAAGTAGCATATCAGCAATGACTAGTCTAGCCATAGCAGTAGCTACTACACTCCCACGCACGCCGATGCATGGGTCATGTCTGCCACGAAGCTCACATATAACCTCATTGCCATCTAAATTTATTGTTGGTTGGGCTTTAAAAATGCTTGGCGTTGGTTTAAAATGGCTTTTTATAACTATATCATTGCCATTACTAATTCCGCCTAAGATTCCACCGCAATGATTGGTGATAAAGCCATTTTTATTCATACAATCATTATTAAAACTTCCTAGCATAGTAGCAACATTTATTCCATCGCCTATCTCTACGCCTTTGACTCCATTTATCCCCATCATCGCACTGGCTAAAGCAGCATCAAGTTTATTATAAAGCACCTCCCCAAGCCCAGCTGGGGCGTCTTTTATGATGGTTAAAACAGTAGCGCCTAAGCTATCATTATCATTTTTTGTGTTTAAGATTAGCTCTTTAGCGCTATCTTGGTTACTTTGATCAGCCCAAAAAATTTCACTAGAATTAGCAAAATCAAAATCAATCTCTTTTGCTTTTATATCTCCAATTTGCGTTACACAGCTTTGTACGCTTATGCCAAATTCGGCTAGCAACAAGGCCGCAAATGCCCCACCAGCTACACGGCACGCACTCTCTCTAGCGCTACTTCTGCCACCGCCCCTATGATCTCTAATGCCAAATTTAGCAAAATATGTATAATCGGCATGTCCTGGACGAAATAGATCTTTGATATTATCATAATCTTTGGAGTGTTGAGAGGTATTAGCAATTACAAATCCAACTGGACATCCAGTGGTAAATCCATCATAAATTCCACTTAAAATCTCAACCTTATCGCTCTCTTTTCTAGATGTAGCGTATTTGCCTCCTGGGCGTCTTTTATCAAGTTCATTTTGTATAAACTCCATATCAACTTTAATGCCAGCTGGAAGGCCATCTATTATTCCACCTATGGCCGTTCCGTGGCTCTCTCCAAAAGTGCTTAATTTAAGCTTATTGCCAAATGTATTCATAATTGACCTTTAAATTATATTTTTTAACATCTCTAAAGCCTTTAAAGCACAAGCTTGTTCGGCTGCTTTTTTGCTATTTCCAGTAGCTCTTGCTATCTCTTTGCCATTTAATAATACTGCCATTTCAAAGCTTTTTTTATGATCTGGCCCACTAGAGCTAATTAGTTCATATTTTGGTGCTGTGCCTATTTGGGCTTGGGTTATTTCTTGAAGTGTAGTTTTGTAATCTTTAGTTAGCGAGTTTAGATTGATATCTGGAAAGTTTTTTTCTAATAAATCTATAAAGATTACTTTGACGCTATCTAATCCACTCTCTAAGTATATCGCTCCCATTAAAGCTTCTAAGGCGTCGCTTATTAAGCTTTGTTTATCTCTACCGCCGTTATTTTCTTCAGCTGGTGAGAGATATAAAAACTCTCCAAGCTTAAGCTCTTTAGCGATTTTGGCTAGACTATCTTCATTTACTAATGAGGCTCTTAGTTTGCTTAAATCTCCTTCGCTTTGGGTGCTGAATTTATGATAGAGATACTCACCAACTATTAAATCTAGCACCGCATCGCCTAAAAATTCAAGCCTTTCGTTATTTATAGAGCTTTTGATGCTTTTGTGAGTTATGGCCTCTTTTAATAGATTTATATTTTTAAATTCATATTTTAGAAGCTTTTGAATTTGCTTTAGTTTGTCCATCTATTGCTCCTGTTTTTGTAAATTTGTCGCAGCTTCTCTAGCTAGCTTATCACATAGTTCATTTTGTGGATGGCCAGCGTGAGCTTTTATCCAATGAGCTTTGACTTGATGAGTTTGGATTAGACTATCAAGCTCTTGCCAAAGCTCTACATTTTTGACATTTTTATATCCTTTTTTCTTCCAGCCATCTAGCCATATATTTATCCCATTTGCTACGTAGCTACTATCAGTATAGAGATTTACACAGCATGGCTCTTTTAATGCTTTTAAGCCATTTATTACTGCTAAAAGCTCCATTTGATTATTTGTAGTATTTGGCACAGAACCACTGGCATTTTTGCTGTGAATTCCAAACTCTAAAATATAGGCCCAACCACCAGGGCCAGGATTATTTAAGCAACTTCCATCACTAAAAAGCGATACTGTCTTCATCGCTCTCCTTTATAACATTTGGAATAATAGCACAACTTCCAAGCCTAGCGCAGTGATTACATCTATAAAAAAATAGTGGATATGAGCTTTTGCACTCGCTACAAATATAGCTAAAGCTTAGTGTAGCATTTAGGCCATTTGCATTGGCAGTTTTGAGAAGTTTTAGATTAAAATCATTAATTGGTATATCATTTTTGCCTTTAGCACTATATAGCTCCATATACTCATCACCATCTAATACTCCATCATTTGTGTATAAAATATCTATGCAGTGGTTTAAATTTGGTTTTGATTTTATCTCATTTATATCTTTATTATTTGCTATATATAGCTCTAATATCATACGATCTATTAGCTTAAACTCGCTAGAGAGTTTTTTAAATTTGGCTATTTTTTGATCGAAATTTATATCGCTATTTTTAAGTTTTAATGCCTTTGTATAGGCGATTTGCTCAGCAACTTCTATCTCTTGTTCGCTTAGAGCGTCTAAAACCTCAAGGCTTTGATCATACATTCTAAGTTTTTCAAACCCAAGCCCAAGATGGCTAAGCGCATCAATATTTTTAGGACTGATTTTAATCGATTCTAAAAATACCTCTGTGGAGCGTTGTATAAAACCAGCTTTTAGATAAACTTTGCCTAAATTTAAGAATATAAACTCTTTTTCGCTCTTTTTAGTTGCTTTTTTAAGAGCAATTAGATATATGCTAATAGCTTTGTTAAAATCTCCACTTCTAGCAAATATCCCAGCTAAAACTCCAAGCGAATTTGAATCTATATCAAGATTTAGTAGCATATCTTGATATTTTTGGTCTAGATTGCTTTGAGATTGAAATTTATTGACAAATTTATCTATGCTATTTTTTTGATCTTTAAGCGAAAAAACTCCCCAAAAATAGCTAAAAATAGCTACCAAAAGAAGTACGCTAAAAAGCACAATAAGCCCAAAAATAGGATCTCTATACTCAATGAAAAAAAAGTCCAAACCAAACTACCTTGCTAAATTTAATGGCGATTATAGCTAAATCAATGTATAATCTCGCTTATGATATCTAAAAATAGTATAGAAAATTTAAAAAATATAGTTGATATTGCTGATGTTGTAGGCAGTTATATACCGCTTAAAAAATCTGGTGCAAATTTTGTATGTGTCTGTCCATTTCATAATGACAAACATCCATCAATGTCTATAAGTCCTAGCAAAGGTATATATCACTGCTTTTCTTGTAAAGCTGGTGGCGATGCTATTAAATTTGTTATGGAGTATGAAAAATTAGGATATGTTGAAGCTATTGAAAAACTAGCAAGCATATATAATGTCGCATTAGAATATACAAGTAGCAAAAATGAACCAAAGATAGATAAGAAAATTTTAGAGAATTTAAATTTGCATTATAAGACGCTTTTGTATAAAAATCCTGAAGCCCTAAACTATCTAAAAAGTCGCTCCATCACTGATGCTATTATAGAAAAGTGGGAGCTAGGCTGGGCAGCAGGCTCACAAAATACTCTAAATTTACTTCAAAATGAAAACATAGAGCCAAAAGAGGCTTTAGAAGTTGGCGCTATAAAACAAAATGAAAGTGGATATTACGCTAGTTTTATCAATCGTATAACCTTTCCAATATATAATCATCTTGGGCGTTTGGTTGGTTTTGGTGGTAGGACAATTAGCGATAATCCAGCCAAATATATTAATAGTCCGCAAAGCCAAATTTTTGATAAATCAAAGATATTTTACGGCTATGATAAGGCTAAGAGTGAAATATATAGGTCGCATTCTATTGTAATTTGTGAGGGTTATATGGATTGCATTATGCTACATGCTGCTGGAATAAATAATGCCGTAGCAGTTTTAGGTACAGCCCTTACTCAAAAGCATATACCTTTAATACAGCGTGGAGATATCAAAGTAACTCTAAGTTTTGATAGCGATAGTGCTGGAATTAATGCAGCCTTTAAGAGTGCAAGATTGCTTATGGAGCATCAAATAGATGGTAAAGTAGTATTAATTAGTGGTGGCAAGGATCCAGCCGAACTAGTAGCAAGTGGCAAAGATATGGAGCTAAGAGATATGTTAAGTGGCGGTGTGGAGCTTGGCGAGTTTTATATAACTCAACTTGTAAAAAATTTAAATCCCAAAACCCCAATAGAGATAGCAAAATCACTAAAAGCTATTCAAGAGTTTAGCTTTGGTTTAAATCCAATTGTAGCTGATGCGTATGTGCCTTTAGTATCTACACTTTTAAGGATCGATCCAGGCTCATTTAGACTAAGCAAGACTACAAAAAGAAGAGATAATTCAAATTTAGCAAAAACTCAAACAAATATTCAAATTCAAAATCTTCCAATTATAGAAAAAAAGGATATTGCAGAGCTATCAATTTTAAAAAATATGCTTAAAAATCCTGAGTATTGTCAGATTGTAGAGCAGTATTATGGGGTTGAAATTTTTAAAGATAAGGCTACATATAGAGCAGTTGTAGGTTCGCAAAGTCAAAATAATGAGTATATAAGAGAGCTAGAGTTAAGCCAAAATTTAGAAGAGTATAAGAGTGTAAATGAGCTTCATAATGCTATTAGGCCACTTGCAGTAGGATATTATGAAAGGCTTTTAAAAAACAAAAATCTAACAATTGAAGAGATAATAGAGTGTAAAAAAAGAATATCAATGTTAAAAGGAAAAAGATGAAAAGAAAGTGTTTAGCACTATTTAGCGGCGGGCTTGATAGTATGCTAGCTATAAAATTAATTACAATGCAAGGTATTGAGGTTCATGCTTTAAATATAGATATAGGATTTGGCTCAGATCCGGTTAAAAATGAGATATTAGCTAGACGCGCAGCTATGGCTGGAGCTAGTTTTGAGAGTGTAAATGTGCGTAGTAAATATCTTCAAGATGTGCTATTTAATCCTAAATTTGGCTATGGAAAGCAGTTTAATCCATGTATTGATTGTCATGGATTTATGTTTAAGACTGCAATTTCTATGTTAAAAGATTATGGTGCTAGCTTTGTAATTAGTGGTGAAGTAGTAGGTCAAAGACCGATGAGCCAGCGAAATGATGCGATGGTGCATGTCAAAAATTTAGCCGATGATAGAGATGATATAGTGCTTAGACCATTATGTGCTAAGCTTTTAAAACCTACAATGCCAGAGCGTGAAGGCTGGGTAGATAGAGAAAAATTGCTAGGATTAAATGGTCGTGGCAGAAACGCTCAGTTAAATTTGGCTAAAGAGTTTGGATTTGATGAGTTTGAAAGCCCTGGTGGAGGCTGTCCATATACAATGGAAGGATTTAGTAATAGGATTAGGGATTTTATCAAATTTGATAATAATATGAGTGAAGATGATCTACAAAGCTTAAGATATGGTAGGCATTTAAGACTTCCTGATGGCGCTAAAATGATAATAGGCCGTGATCAAAATGATAATGAAAAGCTTGAAGCTTTAAAATTAGAAAAGATGGATAGTATAAATTATGATGGAATTATAGGAGCGCATAGTTTTATAGATAAAAATGCAAGTGATTTAGATAGAGCTTTGGCTGCAAAATTAGCAATTAGTTATTGCAAAAGCGAACCAAATGTAGTGTATAAAGCCAAAATAGGCGATAAAATTATAGAAGCTACAAAATGTGATAAGAGCGAAGCTGCAAAATATTTTATCTAGGATTGGCGTGGGTAAATTTCAAAAAGTCTATATAGAAATTAGCGATGTTTGTGGGTGCGAGTGTAGCTTTTGTCCTTCGCCAAATATAGCTAAATTTGGAGCGATGGATCTTGAAGTTTATAAAAGCATTTTATCTCAAATAAAAGGCAAAACCAAAGCTATATGCTTACATCTTTTGGGTGATCCTTTGGCTAATGCTAATTTAGATCTTTATTTAAATTTGGCTCTTGATAGTAATTTTAATATCGACTTAGTAACAACTGGTAAATATCTTAAAAACCATGATTTTGCCATGCTTTGCAAGGCTCATCAAATATCGTTTTCTCTAAGTGCATTTTTAGATAAAAATGCCAAATTTAAAGATGATTATATAGATAATTTGCTTGAGTTTTGCAAATTTAAAAACGCTATAAATAGCGAGATTTTTATCAATTTTAGAGTGCAAAAACATATGCTAAATTTAGATAAATTTCATCTAATAAAGGATAAATTTGAGCAGTTTTTTGGCGTTAAGATTGATTATCAAAATAATAGATTTCGTTTAGGATATAAGATATTTTTGAATTTCAAAGAGTATTTTGAGTGGAGAGAGCCAAATAGCCAAAATATACAAAAATATTGCCACGGCCTCTCATCTCAAATTGGGTTTAAAAGTAGTGGCGTAGTGGTGCCATGCTGTATAGATGCAAATGCTGATATAAAATTAGGCGATATAAAAAAGCAAAGCTTAGATGAGGTTTTAAACTCGGCAAAAGCTGTAGCAATAGTAGATGGATTTAAGCAAGGCAAAGCCATAGAAGAGCTATGCAAAAAGTGTGAATATAAGGCGGTTTTGGACTAATTTAGGCTAGTGTTTTTAATTTACTTAAAATTTAGCCTTAGTAAATATAAAATTTAAATTATTTAAGCTAAATTTAATCTATTAATAAAACAAATTTAACTCTGAAATTCAGCACTTTTAAGTGAAATTTAAGTAGATAGCCTTAAATTTCAACTTCTTAATCTAGCAAATTTAAAAATTCGCCCTTATATGCTCTTTGTAGCTATTTATATACTCATCTGTCTTTGGATTTTTAATTACATCATTACAAATAAAGCTTGGCAATGCCTTCATACCGTAAAATTCCATCGCCTTATGCATAGCAAAGGTTGCGCCATCATATCCACACCTTCAAAAAACTCATTTTTATCCTTAAATGCCGTAATTGGCGCATTCCAAGTGGTGCTTATCATATATTTTTTATTTGTAGCTAGTCCGCCTGTACCAAAATCTTTATCATCATCTAAAATTAAACTTTCATCTTTGCTCTTTTAATTTTGTGATTTTAATTATATATTTTAAAATATTTTCTAAAACAAGCATTAAATTTCAAGTGCGAGTTAAGAGATTTGGCAAATTTTAGAATTAGCCATAAATTTAAGCTTTTGCTTTAAGTTTTTCAAAGTCAAACTCATCAGGGTGGTTTATAGCGTAGTTAAATTATACTTTGAAATCTATCTTTGAATTTTCTATATTTGCTTCTATGTTTTTTATTACAGAGCTTAAATCCTCTTTTAGTGTATTTTCATCCATTAGAAGTCCTGCTTTTGCTAAAATTGCTTTTTGCTCAGCATTTAGTGAGCTTACTCCGCCCATAAATTGTTGTA of Campylobacter vicugnae contains these proteins:
- a CDS encoding UbiX family flavin prenyltransferase, with amino-acid sequence MKLIVAISGASGAHLGIKLANTTASLNINTSLIITQNAKLSMQKESLSIEINKQIQIYDIDDISAAPASGSAMYDAMIVAPCSINTLAKISCGIGDNLLLRAAAVMIKERRNLILAVRETPLSAISLRQMADLAALGVGIAPPILGYYTQPSSIDEAENFIIAKWLDSLKIKHNLIRRWNG
- a CDS encoding glutathionylspermidine synthase family protein, which codes for MKLKKIEPLDNGYLESIGFGWHTDLDGSRYISNELVSITQDEAEAFYEATNELYDMYVVAAEYVINNDLFHELGIPFNLVDIIKASWENDVHWHLYGRFDLAGGIDGKPIKLIEFNADTPTSLFETAIIQWAMLKFNNLDEAAQFNDVYEALVENFKRLITLEEDTSRFDEYYEGWKILFSSIAGSSEDENTTRLLEASARDAGFECDFAFASEVSFDDENGIFWNGQNWEYWFKLIPWEMIAIDESDLALIIKNIIKNQKAIILNPAYTLLFQSKGIMKILWDLYPNHPLLLESSFEPLNGKKQVKKPFLAREGANVSIINSDGSIEIQNDGEYANGKFLYQEFADFAKDENGNSYQAGMFFAFEGCALGFRKGKDIIDNYSKFVGHIIE
- a CDS encoding UPF0323 family lipoprotein; this encodes MKHIKRLKDIGVASGVGAIMAFGLAGCGESGSTGSSLEQTVQKQGATVFIEKNSDGSYKIADEFPSNETRIFLREAGADGTMSERLLSQAEIDKLLQEENAKIEAGESGLTNSTLSSGSGGLGLGEAILASAAGAIIGSWIGSKLFNNPAYQNSRQNAYKNPSAYNRSVNSFNRAGTASAASKAGNSGRSGFFGGGSGSGSSQATGG
- a CDS encoding N-acetyl sugar amidotransferase, which gives rise to MRYCDFCVMPDSRPGIKFTTLSDERLKCSACINHENKQKIDYKARFKELEALCDKHRGRNGSNDYDCAIAVSGGKDSHFQVHIMKEKLGMNPVLFSVEDNFTMTNAGKSNLRNLSQEFGCHIISLKPNIKTQKALMLYTFEKYGKPTWYIDRLIYSYPFAMAAKFNTPLLIYGENVSYEYGGSDAAETPSAKDIFLNGVASDIDLSGVDIDPKDLQLFYDPASSNYIDSLEPIYLSYFIKWNSYSNYIFAKSRGFSDLKSEWDRTHTIEDFDQVDTVAYTVHAWMKYPKFGHATATDYAARLVRYGLLDRAKAIELVKERDHALDPRCVEDFCNFIGISKSKFWQIVESHYNKEIFTKNEFGEYKLKYEIG
- the aroC gene encoding chorismate synthase, producing the protein MNTFGNKLKLSTFGESHGTAIGGIIDGLPAGIKVDMEFIQNELDKRRPGGKYATSRKESDKVEILSGIYDGFTTGCPVGFVIANTSQHSKDYDNIKDLFRPGHADYTYFAKFGIRDHRGGGRSSARESACRVAGGAFAALLLAEFGISVQSCVTQIGDIKAKEIDFDFANSSEIFWADQSNQDSAKELILNTKNDNDSLGATVLTIIKDAPAGLGEVLYNKLDAALASAMMGINGVKGVEIGDGINVATMLGSFNNDCMNKNGFITNHCGGILGGISNGNDIVIKSHFKPTPSIFKAQPTINLDGNEVICELRGRHDPCIGVRGSVVATAMARLVIADMLLLNASANLNNLKRIYE
- the rnc gene encoding ribonuclease III produces the protein MDKLKQIQKLLKYEFKNINLLKEAITHKSIKSSINNERLEFLGDAVLDLIVGEYLYHKFSTQSEGDLSKLRASLVNEDSLAKIAKELKLGEFLYLSPAEENNGGRDKQSLISDALEALMGAIYLESGLDSVKVIFIDLLEKNFPDINLNSLTKDYKTTLQEITQAQIGTAPKYELISSSGPDHKKSFEMAVLLNGKEIARATGNSKKAAEQACALKALEMLKNII
- the rnhA gene encoding ribonuclease HI, with the protein product MKTVSLFSDGSCLNNPGPGGWAYILEFGIHSKNASGSVPNTTNNQMELLAVINGLKALKEPCCVNLYTDSSYVANGINIWLDGWKKKGYKNVKNVELWQELDSLIQTHQVKAHWIKAHAGHPQNELCDKLAREAATNLQKQEQ
- a CDS encoding tetratricopeptide repeat protein, producing MDFFFIEYRDPIFGLIVLFSVLLLVAIFSYFWGVFSLKDQKNSIDKFVNKFQSQSNLDQKYQDMLLNLDIDSNSLGVLAGIFARSGDFNKAISIYLIALKKATKKSEKEFIFLNLGKVYLKAGFIQRSTEVFLESIKISPKNIDALSHLGLGFEKLRMYDQSLEVLDALSEQEIEVAEQIAYTKALKLKNSDINFDQKIAKFKKLSSEFKLIDRMILELYIANNKDINEIKSKPNLNHCIDILYTNDGVLDGDEYMELYSAKGKNDIPINDFNLKLLKTANANGLNATLSFSYICSECKSSYPLFFYRCNHCARLGSCAIIPNVIKESDEDSIAF
- the dnaG gene encoding DNA primase — its product is MISKNSIENLKNIVDIADVVGSYIPLKKSGANFVCVCPFHNDKHPSMSISPSKGIYHCFSCKAGGDAIKFVMEYEKLGYVEAIEKLASIYNVALEYTSSKNEPKIDKKILENLNLHYKTLLYKNPEALNYLKSRSITDAIIEKWELGWAAGSQNTLNLLQNENIEPKEALEVGAIKQNESGYYASFINRITFPIYNHLGRLVGFGGRTISDNPAKYINSPQSQIFDKSKIFYGYDKAKSEIYRSHSIVICEGYMDCIMLHAAGINNAVAVLGTALTQKHIPLIQRGDIKVTLSFDSDSAGINAAFKSARLLMEHQIDGKVVLISGGKDPAELVASGKDMELRDMLSGGVELGEFYITQLVKNLNPKTPIEIAKSLKAIQEFSFGLNPIVADAYVPLVSTLLRIDPGSFRLSKTTKRRDNSNLAKTQTNIQIQNLPIIEKKDIAELSILKNMLKNPEYCQIVEQYYGVEIFKDKATYRAVVGSQSQNNEYIRELELSQNLEEYKSVNELHNAIRPLAVGYYERLLKNKNLTIEEIIECKKRISMLKGKR
- a CDS encoding ATP-binding protein — encoded protein: MKRKCLALFSGGLDSMLAIKLITMQGIEVHALNIDIGFGSDPVKNEILARRAAMAGASFESVNVRSKYLQDVLFNPKFGYGKQFNPCIDCHGFMFKTAISMLKDYGASFVISGEVVGQRPMSQRNDAMVHVKNLADDRDDIVLRPLCAKLLKPTMPEREGWVDREKLLGLNGRGRNAQLNLAKEFGFDEFESPGGGCPYTMEGFSNRIRDFIKFDNNMSEDDLQSLRYGRHLRLPDGAKMIIGRDQNDNEKLEALKLEKMDSINYDGIIGAHSFIDKNASDLDRALAAKLAISYCKSEPNVVYKAKIGDKIIEATKCDKSEAAKYFI
- a CDS encoding radical SAM/SPASM domain-containing protein; amino-acid sequence: MGKFQKVYIEISDVCGCECSFCPSPNIAKFGAMDLEVYKSILSQIKGKTKAICLHLLGDPLANANLDLYLNLALDSNFNIDLVTTGKYLKNHDFAMLCKAHQISFSLSAFLDKNAKFKDDYIDNLLEFCKFKNAINSEIFINFRVQKHMLNLDKFHLIKDKFEQFFGVKIDYQNNRFRLGYKIFLNFKEYFEWREPNSQNIQKYCHGLSSQIGFKSSGVVVPCCIDANADIKLGDIKKQSLDEVLNSAKAVAIVDGFKQGKAIEELCKKCEYKAVLD